Within the Abditibacteriaceae bacterium genome, the region GAAGCCAGGGCATCAACAATCGCCTGAGCCGACCGTTGAGATTCAACAAGTTCAATCTCGGTTCGCTTGCGTTCTATCGCATAGCGAATGGCTCGTTCCAGCAACGGGCCATTGATCTGTGCCTTAACCAGATAATCCGAAGCTCCAGCCTTTGCAGCGGCTTTGTCCACCTCCAAGTCTTCACTGCCAGTCAGTAAGATAAAGGGAGTCTGGCTGTTTTGCAGACTTTCCAGAAGCTCGATTCCGGTGTGCTCGCCTAGACGGTAGTCGAGTAAACAAACATCGTACTTGTGCTGGCTTAATCTCTCGCGCGCTTCGTCGTAGTCTGCGATCCATTCGAATTGATAGCCTTCTGCACTGACATCCGCCAGATAATCACGCACGATGATGTAATCATCTTCGTTGTCTTCAACTAACAGAATGTGAATCCGGTCGTCCTGCATGGTGGTTTGTCCCGCGAGCTTGGTTAAATTTATGGTGCTACGGAAGTACGGTCGAATCCGACCGTACTTCCCAATCGAGCCAGAGAACAACCATTTACTCTTCGTCGTAGTAAGGAATCGCAACGATTTCGATCCAGTACTTCCCAAAGGTTTTCATCACATCAACCAACGCCGAAAAGGTCACAGGCTTGGTAATAAATGAACTAACACCTAACTCGTAAGAGCGCTCGATGTCGTCTGCATCATCAGAGGTTGTCAGCACAACAATCGGAATACGACGCAGAATCGGGTCGGCTTTGATTTCTTCAAGGGCTTCTTTTCCGCTTTTGCGCGGCATGTTCAGGTCGAGAAGAATGAGGCCGGGACGCGGAACCGGAGGCGTCTGGTCGTATTCGCCGCGCCGATGCAAGTAATCCATGAGCTCTTCGCCATCTTCTACTTCAATCAGCGAGTTAATGACGAAACTTTCAGCCATCGCTTCGCGTGTCATCAAGCGGTCGTCTTCGCTATCATCAGCAAGAAGTATGGTAATAGGTTGGGGAATTTTTCTGGAGTCGGACATTATTCTTTTTCCTTTTGTCGCAGTGGTAGTGTAATGACAAATTTTGTCCCGACGCCAGAAACACTTTGAACGCCGAGTTCACCCTGATGCCGTTCGACGATTTTTCGACAAATCGCCAGGCCGATGCCGGTGCCAGAATACTGGCGCTCACCATGCAAACGCTCGAAGGGCTCGAAGATGCGGGCGTAATATTTTTCATCGAAGCCGATGCCGTTATCTTCGACGACAATTTCGCAAAACTCGTCGGAAATGTTGTGGCTGGAAATTGTAATGATTGGCTGCTTACCCGGAGCATGGAATTTCAGTCCATTGTCGATAAGATTTTGCAGCAACTGCCGCATCTGAGTGGCGTCGGCTTGAAGTGTCGGAAGCTCGCCGCATTCGATGTGGCCCTGCGTATCCTGTAAGCGCGAAGATAAATCGGCTCGAATCGCTGAAATCAGTGAATTCAAATCGACGGCAACAAAGGGACGCGCTTTTGTCGTAACGCGAGACAGCGCGAGTAAATCCTGCACAAGAGTTCGCATCCGGTTGGCCGCTTTGTGAATGCGCTCCAGATAATCTTTTCCTTCGTCGTTAAGCGCGGCGTTGTGCTTGGTTTTCAAGCGATCGCTGAAGGTTTGGATCGCACGCAGGGGCTCCTGCAAGTCGTGCGACGCGACCGAGGCAAAGTTTTGCAACTCGGCATTGGATCGCTCCAGTTCGGTCATTAAACGCGTTTGCACTTCGCCGGCTTTGGTCAATTCGGCTGTGCGCTCCTGGACACGTTGCTCAAGCTGGGCATGCGAATCTTTGAGTTCTTTCTGCGCCTTCTTCTGGTCTTCGATGTCGGTGCATGTGCCAACCCATTGTGTAATCTGGCCGTTTTCATCGCGCAGCGGCAACGCGCGCGCCAAATGCCAGCGAAAGGTTTGGTCGCTCATTCGCTTCAAACGGTGTTCGACTTGATAAATCTCACCGGTTGCAACCGAATGCTGCCATATAGCGAGGCATGAGCGCAAATCGTCGGGATGCACAACAGACTTCCAACTCCAGCCGCGCGTTTGCTCGATGGTCATGCCGGTATATTCCACCCAGCGCTGATTGAAATAATCCAGAAAGCCGTCGGGCCGCGCGGTCCACATGATTTCCGGCATCGCTTCGGTAAGAACAAAGAAGCGATCTTCACTGCGCCGAAGTTGGTTTCCCGTTCTCTCCAGTGCGCGCGAACGCTCGGAAATCTGCGTTTCGAGGCTGTCGTGCGCGTTACGCAGTTCGGTTTCGAGGTGTTGGCGCCGGTCGATCTCGTGTTCCATCGCTTCGGACGAATGCATTCGCAACGCAATGGGCACCACCCGCAACAACGCGAAGACCG harbors:
- a CDS encoding ATP-binding protein gives rise to the protein MNLFRDLFSGAGFIPNAELGAWTPALIRLHNICDFLIGTAYLAIAFVLVKFVLPRRHELPISRLFWLFSVFIVACGITHLMDIVLFYLPVYRLASVIKFIAAVVSWGTVFALLRVVPIALRMHSSEAMEHEIDRRQHLETELRNAHDSLETQISERSRALERTGNQLRRSEDRFFVLTEAMPEIMWTARPDGFLDYFNQRWVEYTGMTIEQTRGWSWKSVVHPDDLRSCLAIWQHSVATGEIYQVEHRLKRMSDQTFRWHLARALPLRDENGQITQWVGTCTDIEDQKKAQKELKDSHAQLEQRVQERTAELTKAGEVQTRLMTELERSNAELQNFASVASHDLQEPLRAIQTFSDRLKTKHNAALNDEGKDYLERIHKAANRMRTLVQDLLALSRVTTKARPFVAVDLNSLISAIRADLSSRLQDTQGHIECGELPTLQADATQMRQLLQNLIDNGLKFHAPGKQPIITISSHNISDEFCEIVVEDNGIGFDEKYYARIFEPFERLHGERQYSGTGIGLAICRKIVERHQGELGVQSVSGVGTKFVITLPLRQKEKE
- a CDS encoding response regulator, coding for MSDSRKIPQPITILLADDSEDDRLMTREAMAESFVINSLIEVEDGEELMDYLHRRGEYDQTPPVPRPGLILLDLNMPRKSGKEALEEIKADPILRRIPIVVLTTSDDADDIERSYELGVSSFITKPVTFSALVDVMKTFGKYWIEIVAIPYYDEE